One Salmo trutta chromosome 26, fSalTru1.1, whole genome shotgun sequence DNA window includes the following coding sequences:
- the LOC115163144 gene encoding membrane frizzled-related protein, with product MTDLTEVSVYSESSDIYKNVFCNPTFELEGEREEKVEGFSSASTVMSPEPVKNPAANSRGVFSVCVMRLRGLWCSWGALVVSVAAVLLVAALGLALVLIFTQLKGQSVDGEVVSTNPLDLLTGDGLPRGLPTTPTNHSQRDSTVGPQPARYPTPETRCGGVLTDSEGSFSSPNHPGSYPPDSLCVWVIRAHPPSLVQIHVSSLTIEGPSPCLFDWLELQEETEQPSVVTRFCGNVAPPTVNTNSSTVWVTFRSDGSIGGSGFTAQYHAIPPEQKSCSREEFMCDHGRCILPVSVCDGQPHCHDLSDEANCSHKHKECGGQKTGPYGYLATPNHPKPYPHQQLCTWRISVEEGHVIRLSFLNFSLETQDVCEFDYVEVHDSADSGTGRVLGRYCGTSLPPELISSGPQITVVFVADEGVADSGFNASYQAISLSERTCSPPQFACSSGECLHQEWLCDGWTDCADGTDEHDCDNSTYPPFSSSCEPIEVEMCQGLSYNLTSFPNIWLSIADQREAATMLRQYMVLTELACFQPLRRLVCGMFMPHCSPQGGVLQPCRLVCSWAEQQCSQALDVFTFSWPFNCHLLPDSQDPMECSSP from the exons ATGACGGACCTCACTGAAGTATCTGTTTACTCAGAATCCTCTGACATTTACAAG AATGTTTTCTGCAACCCCACGTTTGAGCTTGAGGGTGAGCGTGAGGAGAAAGTGGAAGGATTCAGTTCTGCCAGTACTGTCATGTCCCCAGAGCCAGTAAAGAACCCAGCAGCAAACA gccgaggtgtgttcagtgtgtgtgtgatgcgtcTGCGAGGTTtgtggtgtagctggggggccCTGGTGGTCTCTGTTGCTGCTGTGCTCCTGGTAGCAGCCCTGGGCCTGGCACTGGTGCTCATCTTCACAC AACTAAAGGGGCAAAGTGTGGATGGGGAAGTGGTGTCGACCAATCCCCTGGACTTGTTGACTGGAGATGGACTGCCTCGTGGTCTACCCACAACCCCCACCAACCACAGTCAGAGGGACAGTACAGTGGGCCCACAGCCAGCCAGATACCCTACCCCTGAAACTA gatGTGGGGGCGTATTGACAGACTCAGAGGGTAGCTTTAGCTCCCCCAACCACCCTGGGTCGTATCCCCcagactctctctgtgtctgggtgaTCCGGGCGCATCCCCCATCCCTGGTCCAGATCCATGTGTCCTCTCTGACCATAGAAGGACCGTCCCCCTGCCTCTTTGACTGGCTGGAGCTTCAGGAGGAGACGGAGCAACCTTCTGTTGTCACCAG GTTCTGTGGCAACGTGGCACCCCCTACTGTGAACACCAACAGCAGCACTGTGTGGGTGACCTTTCGTTCTGATGGGAGCATTGGAGGCAGTGGCTTCACCGCCCAGTACCACGCCATCCCACCTGAACAGA AGAGCTGCTCCAGGGAGGAGTTTATGTGTGACCACGGGCGCTGCATCCTGCCCGTGTCAGTGTGTGATGGTCAGCCCCACTGTCATGACCTCTCTGATGAGGCCAACTGCAGCCACAAGCACAAAG AGTGTGGGGGCCAAAAGACTGGACCCTACGGCTACCTGGCGACTCCAAACCACCCAAAGCCTTACCCGCATCAACAG TTGTGCACATGGCGGATCTCTGTCGAGGAGGGTCATGTGATCAGGCTGAGTTTCCTCAACTTCAGTCTGGAGACCCAGGACGTGTGTGAGTTTGACTATGTGGAGGTGCATGATAGTGCTGACAGCGGGACCGGCAGAGTACTCGGACG GTACTGTGGCACTAGCCTGCCTCCTGAGCTGATCTCCTCTGGGCCCCAGATAACCGTGGTGTTTGTGGCTGACGAGGGTGTAGCAGACAGTGGCTTCAACGCTTCCTACCAGGCCATCTCCCTTTCCGAGA GAACATGCAGTCCTCCTCAGTTTGCCTGCAGCAGTGGGGAGTGCCTGCACCAGGAGTGGCTGTGTGATGGCTGGACTGACTGTGCAGATGGGACAGATGAGCACGACTGTGACAACTCAACCTATCCCCCTTTCA GCTCGTCCTGTGAGCCCATCGAGGTGGAAATGTGCCAGGGCCTGAGCTACAACCTCACCTCCTTCCCCAACATCTGGCTGTCCATTGCTGACCAGAGAGAGGCAGCCACGATGCTCCGCCAGTACATG GTGCTGACGGAGCTGGCGTGTTTCCAGCCCCTGCGCCGGCTGGTGTGTGGGATGTTCATGCCACACTGCAGCCCTCAGGGTGGGGTGCTGCAGCCCTGCCGGTTAGTGTGCTCCTGGGCAGAGCAGCAGTGTAGTCAGGCCCTGGACGTATTCACCTTCAGCTGGCCCTTCAACTGCCACCTGCTGCCTGACTCCCAAGACCCTATGGAGTGCTCCAGTCCCTGA
- the si:ch1073-280e3.1 gene encoding complement C2 — MQTYLLSQTPTETERNKHILVMYAVTLLLCAAFSFNSVKEVWMQGEDYGDYEDEQPQNCSIAEKIGGGNVSYSQAGTEGSVLTYHCKAGHYPYPVSQRECSADGEWSTMRLTNGRRVSRASCKAIMCPGQLQLDHGEFWPREQWLKPGESQSFSCHSGFSLSGSAQRNCTSLGDWTGTIPVCDSQADDCKNPGVPPGALRSEGRFRKGEKVQYRCQMGLDLLGSAERVCLESREWSGSETRCQTQYAFDSPSAVADAMGGSLSGVMDVLSPEFIKKNKGRTFGRTLRVSDGRMNVFILMDTSGSISKTHFNLARDAIAALIRKLDSYEVELKFQVISYASQAKDIVDIVSRNDEHVRSNVKSVLKRLAAFDHQSHGNQTGTNLYAALYRVYERMAILRERNETRFSETQNVILIETDGYSNTGGSPLAVLAKIRSLLGYSTSALDHTDDKLLDVYVFGVGDNVNKNELNLIASRKRHEKHLFILKDYKQLGEVFNSMISDKSVIMCGVAQEDVSENQEEFGPTKTAYTRPWHVNVITTSAKSETCQGSIVTQNWILTAAHCFSTIRSGGKVNQDKVTVKIGFEGKEVAKVLLVIPHPQYNIDGLRHKNVKEFYDYDIALVKVEEIKPSWTARPICLPCTKPANRAMKMGPNSTCEQHEKALLPMEETRAYFINKGATVKVAKRKQTHIHTGSKRLDCIKQAENTLLTPHDATLNEYVPDRFLCSGGSADHIDAVTCKGDSGGALFLLNRLRYFQVGVVSWGTKNVCEPQDRSDRPPPDARDFHISVFHLLPWLKQHLGTDLEFLPMDD, encoded by the exons ATGCAGACATATCTTTTAAGTCAGACACCAACAGAGACGGAAAGGAATAAGCACATACTTGTCATGTATGCTGTCACTCTGTTGTTGTGTGCGGCCTTCTCCTTCAACTCTGTCAAAGAGG TGTGGATGCAGGGGGAAGACTATGGGGACTATGAGGATGAACAGCCCCAGAACTGTTCCATCGCTGAGAAGATCGGCGGCGGCAACGTGTCCTACTCTCAGGCAGGTACTGAGGGCAGCGTGCTGACCTATCACTGTAAGGCAGGACACTACCCGTACCCCGTCAGCCAACGGGAGTGCAGCGCCGATGGGGAGTGGTCCACCATGAGACTGACCAATGGCAGACGAGTGTCGCGAGCCTCCTGTAAAG CGATAATGTGTCCAGGCCAGCTCCAATTGGACCATGGTGAGTTCTggcccagggaacagtggttgAAGCCAGGGGAGAGCCAGAGTTTCTCCTGCCACAGTGGCTTCAGCCTGTCTGGGTCAGCTCAGAGGAACTGCACCTCTCTAGGAGACTGGACAGGCACCATCCCAGTGTGTGATAGCCAAG CTGATGACTGTAAGAACCCAGGTGTGCCCCCGGGTGCCCTGAGGTCCGAGGGCCGCTTCCGGAAAGGGGAGAAGGTCCAGTACCGCTGTCAGATGGGTCTGGACCTGTTGGGCTCAGCCGAGAGGGTCTGTCTGGAGTCCAGGGAGTGGAGCGGCTCAGAGACACGCTGCCAGA CCCAGTATGCCTTTGACTCCCCCAGTGCAGTGGCAGACGCTATGGGAGGCTCTCTGTCTGGAGTCATGGATGTTCTGTCACCTGAGTTCATAAAGAAAAACAAAG GAAGAACCTTTGGTAGGACCCTGCGGGTGTCTGATGGTCGTATGAACGTGTTCATCCTGATGGATACCTCAGGCAGCATCTCCAAGACCCACTTTAACCTGGCCAGGGACGCCATTGCTGCCCTCATACGCAAG CTTGACAGCTATGAGGTTGAGCTGAAATTCCAGGTGATCTCCTACGCCAGCCAGGCTAAAGATATTGTGGACATTGTGTCCAGAAACGATGAGCATGTCAGGAGCAACGTAAAAAGTGTCCTAAAGAGGCTGGCAGCGTTTGATCACCAAA GCCACGGGAACCAGACTGGCACCAACCTGTACGCTGCTCTGTATCGTGTGTATGAACGCATGGCCATCCTGAGAGAGAGGAACGAGACCCGATTCAGTGAAACGCAGAACGTCATCCTCATTGAAACAGATG GGTACTCCAACACAGGGGGTAGTCCCCTGGCTGTCCTGGCTAAGATCCGCTCCCTGCTTGGGTACAGCACCTCGGCTCTCGACCACACTGACGACAAGCTGCTAG ATGTCTACGTGTTTGGTGTTGGGGACAACGTGAATAAGAACGAGCTGAATCTGATTGCCTCTAGGAAGAGACATGAGAAGCACCTTTTCATTCTGAAGGACTACAAACAGCTGGGAGAAGTGTTCAACAGCATGATCA GTGATAAAAGTGTGATCATGTGTGGGGTGGCACAGGAAGACGTGTCAGAGAATCAGGAGGAGTTTGGGCCCACCAAGACAGCCTATACCAGGCCGTGGCATGTCAATGTCATCACA ACTAGCGCTAAGTCTGAGACCTGCCAGGGATCCATCGTGACCCAGAACTGGATCCTGACCGCAGCTCACTGCTTTTCTACCATCAGATCTGGGGGAAAAGTGAACCAAGACAAAGTGACTGTGAAGATTG GTTTTGAAGGAAAGGAGGTAGCAAAGGTGCTGCTTGTGATCCCACACCCACAGTACAACATTGATGGACTCCGCCACAAGAACGTGAAAGAGTTCTATGACTACGACATTGCTCTGGTCAAGGTTGAAGAAATCAAGCCGTCATGGACGGCGAG GCCCATCTGCTTACCGTGTACCAAGCCCGCCAACCGAGCCATGAAGATGGGTCCCAACTCCACCTGTGAACAACATG AGAAAGCCCTGCTACCCATGGAGGAGACCAGAGCCTACTTCATCAACAAGGGGGCTACAGTCAAGGTTGCAAAACGCAAGCAAACACACATTCATACAGGGAGTAAG AGGCTTGACTGTATTAAACAGGCTGAGAACACACTTCTAACTCCTCACGATGCAACTCTGAATGAATACGTGCCAGACAGGTTTCTGTGTTCGGGCGGATCTGCCGATCATATAGATGCAGTAACTTGCAAAG GTGATTCTGGAGGTGCTCTGTTCCTTCTTAACAGACTGCGGTATTTTCAA GTGGGAGTAGTGAGCTGGGGCACCAAGAACGTGTGTGAGCCACAAGACAGGAGTGACAGGCCCCCTCCTGATGCAAGGGACTTCCACATTAGTGTCTTCCACTTGCTGCCATGGTTAAAACAGCACCTGGGGACGGACCTGGAGTTTCTACCTATGGACGACTGA
- the LOC115162802 gene encoding LOW QUALITY PROTEIN: bifunctional polynucleotide phosphatase/kinase-like (The sequence of the model RefSeq protein was modified relative to this genomic sequence to represent the inferred CDS: deleted 2 bases in 1 codon), with translation MRLRSLLRRSSDSSKRDQRGLQGPSEMVSSSRHQPQHVLKATGNRLETSCSTLLLVSLEAPRILFPEIQPRLASLLKKGYKVVFVTIQMGISRGKLKSEGFKKPAMGMWEHLCEKANGGVAVAKSQSLYVGDAAGRPVNWAPGKKRNDFSCSDRLFALNLELQFQTPEEFFLGWKSAPFSLPPFDPRKRDSNARLYDPPSASLASTKQEVIIAVGFPVSGKSTFFHTHIIPKGYVNRDTVGSWQSCVSVCERALMEGRSVVVDNTNPDPESRKWYVAVSQSLGVSCRCFNFSASLEQAKHNRFREMAPSTTKHLKVNDMIFRSYN, from the exons ATGAGGCTGAGAAGCTTGCTGAGGAGAAGCTCTGACAGCTCCAAGAGAGATCAGAGAGGGCTTCAGGGGCCATCAGAGATGGTTTCCAGCAGCAGGCATCAGCCTCAACATGTTCTCAAAGCCACTGGCAACAGATTGGAAACCTCATGCTCTACACTGCTGCTGGTGTCACTGGAAGCACCAAG GATTCTCTTTCCTGAGATCCAGCCCAGGCTGGCCAGCTTATTAAAGAAAGGCTACAAG GTTGTGTTCGTCACCATTCAGATGGGTATCTCTAgggggaaactgaaatctgaggGTTTCAA GAAGCCAGCGATGGGGATGTGGGAGCACCTTTGTGAGAAG GCAAATGGCGGTGTGGCTGTAGCTAAGAGCCAGAGTCTCTATGTGGGTG ATGCAGCGGGACGGCCTGTTAATTGGGCTCCTGGCAAAAAGAGGAATGACTTCTCCTGCAGTGACCGACTG TTTGCTCTGAACCTTGAGCTGCAGTTCCAAACTCCAGAGGAGTTCTTCCTGGGCTGGAAGAGCGCCCCCTTCAGTCTTCCTCCATTTGATCCT aggaAACGTGACTCCAACGCCCGTCTGTATGACCCGCCCAGTGCCTCCCTCGCCTCCACCAAGCAGGAAGTCATCATTGCCGTGGGTTTCCCTGTTT CCGGGAAATCAACctttttc cacacacacatcatccccaAAGGTTACGTGAACAGA GACACCGTGGGCTCGTGGCAGAGCTGTGTATCGGTCTGTGAGCGGGCTCTGATGGAGGGCCGCAGCGTGGTGGTGGATAACACCAACCCAGATCCTGAGTCTCGCAAATG GTATGTTGCTGTCAGCCAGAGTTTGGGCGTGTCCTGTCGCTGCTTCAACTTCTCTGCCTCCCTGGAGCAGGCCAAGCACAACAGA TTCCGTGAGATGGCCCCCTCCACCACTAAGCACCTCAAAGTCAATGACATGATCTTCCGCAGTTACAACTAA